The Oncorhynchus gorbuscha isolate QuinsamMale2020 ecotype Even-year unplaced genomic scaffold, OgorEven_v1.0 Un_scaffold_877, whole genome shotgun sequence genome contains a region encoding:
- the LOC124020692 gene encoding octopamine receptor 1-like has product MEQLGGAWLDTSAPFPDEMRISVRNATSMAEARLNLSPRTKLILEVLMVLMCLGAVTGNILVIVIVAATKTFHCVTSVLIMNLAISDLLVGVGVMPFIALSIMNNGWVDCTDLCLYVGYTSSVYCTASVLTLAAIALDRYHSIMDCLRYSSHCTLWRKCAVVLWIWLQALVTSCPPLLGWSTVSYMAPMYSCAVNWKSSPSYTAFMAALSFLMPAAVILFCYVIIVRVARSHARRIHNLEDQLQRNTGMPSSSFPTESTSERTSPRCLGAHGPSTSRLVYHLSGRFVSETHGEVGDEVPSGSDHTAGAPQTSNHPDSTSSSNAASRRLFSFLAQHAPHGHPHPPHQNSNSNHLQHHGVVRLFLVIAAFFLCWTPYIGVALVQATETALSCKSSLVPPSAVTFSYWLVLLNSDINPVLYALLSQRFQGALRCLKQKIRVRLGGNVVGSGGGETRGEGEEGRSSEPCDPCTLTSVHPRPQWPLPHPGLVCSGSGSNIHNPPVGEGLRRAYCSSVFTVDSNFSDSSRERVCGVFRPGSSASSSTSSCPLWQDSVGGGGERSSNRRLECLQVPTRTAEGSSLPFSAATRDRQATFFYGQITVRVEHDVC; this is encoded by the exons gtaaCATCCTGGTGATTGTGATAGTGGCGGCCACCAAGACCTTCCACTGCGTGACATCAGTGCTCATTATGAACCTGGCCATCAGTGACCTGTTGGTCGGGGTTGGAGTCATGCCCTTCATAGCTCTCTCCATCATGAACAACGGATGGGTCGACTGTACT GAcctgtgtctgtatgtggggTACACCTCCTCAGTCTACTGTACAGCCTCCGTCCTGACCCTGGCAGCCATCGCCCTGGACCGCTACCACTCTATCATGGACTGTCTGCGCTACAG TTCCCACTGTACCCTATGGAGGAAGTGTGCTGTGGTGCTGTGGATCTGGCTCCAGGCCCTGGTCACCAGCTGTCCTCCTCTGCTGGGCTGGAGCACTGTGTCCTACATGGCTCCCATGTACAG CTGTGCGGTGAACTGGAAGAGCAGTCCCAGCTACACAGCCTTCATGGCTGCCCTGTCCTTCCTCATGCCTGCTGCAGTAATCCTCTTCTGTTACGTCATCATCGTCCGTGTAGCCCGGAGCCACGCCAGGAGGATCCACAACCTGGAGGACCAGCTGCAGAGAAACACTGGAATGCCGAGCTCCTCCTTCCCGACCGAGAGTACTTCTGAGCGGACTAGTCCGAGGTGTCTAGGTGCCCACGGTCCTTCCACCTCCAGGCTGGTGTATCATCTGAGTGGGCGGTTTGTATCGGAGACCCATGGAGAGGTTGGGGACGAGGTTCCTTCAGGGTCAGATCATACTGCTGGAGCTCCACAGACCTCCAACCACCCAGACTCTACCTCCAGCTCCAATGCTGCATCCCGGAGACTGTTCTCCTTCCTGGCCCAACACGCCCCCCATGGCCACCCCCATCCGCCCCACCAGAACTCCAACTCCAATCACCTCCAGCACCACGGGGTTGTACGTCTCTTCCTGGTTATCGCCGCCTTCTTCCTGTGTTGGACTCCATATATAGGCGTTGCGCTAGTCCAGGCCACGGAGACCGCCCTATCGTGTAAGTCCTCCTTAGTCCCGCCCTCAGCGGTTACCTTCTCCTATTGGTTGGTTCTGTTGAACTCAGACATCAATCCTGTGCTGTATGCTCTGCTCAGTCAGAGGTTCCAGGGGGCTCTGCGGTGCCTGAAGCAGAAGATCAGAGTGCGTCTTGGGGGGAACGTGGTGGGGAGTGGGGGAGGCGAGaccaggggggagggagaggaggggaggagcagtGAACCATGTGACCCATGTACTCTGACTTCCGTCCATCCCCGCCCCCAGTGGCCCCTCCCCCATCCTGGCCTAGTATGTTCTGGATCTGGGTCTAACATCCACAACCCACCTGTAGGAGAGGGGCTGAGACGGGCCTACTGCTCTTCCGTCTTCACAGTCGACTCCAACTTCTCGGACAGCTCCAGGgagcgtgtgtgtggtgtgttccgCCCCGGTAGCTCcgcctcttcctccacctcctcctgccCCCTGTGGCAGGACTCAgttggaggaggtggggagaggagttCAAACAGGAGGTTGGAGTGCCTGCAGGTCCCCACCAGGACAGCAGAGGGCAGCAGTCTGCCGTTCTCTGCAGccaccagagacagacaggcaaccTTCTTCTATGGACAGATCACAGTGAGGGTAGAGCATGATGTATGCTAG
- the LOC124020690 gene encoding uncharacterized protein LOC124020690 translates to MFLSTFKVQRRREPGETEFWWACPCCPSGVNIMFLSTFKVQRRREPGETEFWWACPCCPSGVNIMFPSTSKVQRRREPGETEFWWACPCCPSGVNIMFLSTFKVQRRREPGETEFWWACPCCPSGVNIMFLSTFKVQRRREPGETEFWWACPCCPSGVNIMFLSTFKVQRRREPGETEFWWACPCCPSGVNIMFLSTFKVQRRREPGETEFWWACPCCPSGVNIMFPSTSKVQRRRDY, encoded by the exons CAACCTTCAAGGTCCAGAGAAGAAGAGAACCAGGAGAGACTGAGTTCTGGTGGGCATGTCCCTGTTGTCCCTCAGGTGTCAACATCATGTTCCTATCAACCTTCAAGGTCCAGAGAAGAAGAGAACCAGGAGAGACTGAGTTCTGGTGGGCATGTCCCTGTTGTCCCTCAGGTGTCAACATCATGTTCCCATCAACCTCCAAGGTCCAGAGAAGAAGAGAACCAGGAGAGACTGAGTTCTGGTGGGCATGTCCCTGTTGTCCCTCAGGTGTCAACATCATGTTCCTATCAACCTTCAAGGTCCAGAGAAGAAGAGAACCAGGAGAGACGGAGTTCTGGTGGGCATGTCCCTGTTGTCCCTCAGGTGTCAACATCATGTTCCTATCAACCTTCAAGGTCCAGAGAAGAAGAGAACCAGGAGAGACGGAGTTCTGGTGGGCATGTCCCTGTTGTCCCTCAGGTGTCAACATCATGTTCCTATCAACCTTCAAGGTCCAGAGAAGAAGAGAACCAGGAGAGACTGAGTTCTGGTGGGCATGTCCCTGTTGTCCCTCAGGTGTCAACATCATGTTCCTATCAACCTTCAAGGTCCAGAGAAGAAGAGAACCAGGAGAGACTGAGTTCTGGTGGGCATGTCCCTGTTGTCCCTCAGGTGTCAACATCATGTTCCCATCAACCTCCAAG GTCCAGAGAAGAAGAGATTACTGA